The following are from one region of the Amylibacter sp. IMCC11727 genome:
- the cobJ gene encoding precorrin-3B C(17)-methyltransferase: protein MAMVEPVVICLSRSGEKTAWRVAEVLGAAVHGRMERVDRAHAYFENALDHVRMLFASGTPVVGVCAAGILVRAVAPVLHDKTVEPPVVAVPDDGSTVIPLLGGHRGANRLARQIAEGLGAHAAVTTAGDVAMGVALDEPPRGYRLANGADAKGAMAAMLGGAGVTVSGENIFDVEDTAGGVELLVTDAPADGSETRLVYHPQRYALGLGCARGCDVDEMWALVQKTLADAGIAQGAVACVGSLDLKGDEPAMIETAARLDVPFRVFTAAELEAQADRLANPSDVVFAEVGCHGVSEGAALALGNGELVVEKTKTANATCAVVRADAPIVEMAGRSRGKLSIIGIGPGQHSWRTPEASALVAEAEELVGYGLYIDLLGGLAHGKERSDFPLGGEEDRCRYALEQAAKGKNVALICSGDAGIYAMGALVFELLDRGPDEMGVSDAAHRVEVVSTPGVSALQGAAARAGAPLGHDFCAISLSDLLTPREDIVKRLKAAAEGDFVIAFYNPVSMRRRTLLAEARDILLQHRPADTPVMLASSLGRPEEHVRYRRLDELEVDEVDMLTVVLIGSSHSKLAQLGEGPRMYTPRGYARKIDGDLAG, encoded by the coding sequence ATGGCGATGGTTGAGCCAGTGGTAATTTGTTTGTCTCGCTCTGGTGAGAAAACGGCGTGGCGTGTGGCAGAGGTGCTGGGCGCAGCGGTGCATGGACGGATGGAACGTGTGGATCGTGCGCATGCGTATTTTGAAAACGCGCTCGATCATGTGCGGATGCTGTTTGCCAGCGGCACGCCCGTTGTGGGTGTTTGTGCGGCGGGCATTCTGGTGCGGGCGGTTGCGCCTGTGTTGCACGACAAGACAGTTGAACCGCCCGTGGTGGCGGTGCCTGATGATGGGTCCACGGTTATTCCGCTGTTGGGGGGGCATCGCGGTGCGAACCGTTTGGCACGGCAGATTGCGGAAGGGTTGGGCGCACATGCAGCCGTGACAACGGCGGGTGATGTGGCCATGGGCGTTGCGCTGGATGAGCCGCCACGCGGGTATCGGTTGGCCAATGGTGCGGATGCCAAAGGTGCGATGGCAGCGATGCTCGGCGGTGCTGGTGTAACCGTTTCTGGCGAGAATATTTTCGACGTTGAAGATACGGCTGGCGGTGTTGAACTGTTGGTGACAGACGCGCCTGCGGATGGGTCTGAGACACGGTTGGTGTATCATCCACAGCGGTACGCGCTGGGCCTAGGCTGTGCGCGGGGCTGCGACGTGGACGAGATGTGGGCGTTGGTACAAAAGACGCTCGCGGATGCTGGGATTGCGCAAGGCGCGGTTGCTTGTGTGGGTTCGCTCGACCTGAAGGGTGACGAGCCTGCAATGATCGAAACGGCGGCGCGTTTGGACGTGCCGTTTCGGGTGTTCACAGCGGCGGAGTTGGAGGCGCAGGCGGATCGTTTGGCGAACCCGTCTGATGTAGTGTTTGCCGAAGTAGGTTGCCACGGTGTGTCCGAAGGGGCGGCATTGGCGCTTGGGAATGGCGAATTGGTGGTTGAGAAAACCAAGACAGCGAATGCGACTTGTGCGGTGGTTCGCGCGGATGCACCGATTGTGGAAATGGCGGGGCGGTCCCGCGGGAAATTGTCGATTATTGGCATTGGGCCGGGCCAGCATTCTTGGCGTACACCAGAGGCGTCTGCACTGGTTGCAGAGGCTGAGGAATTGGTTGGTTATGGTCTGTACATCGACCTGTTGGGCGGATTGGCTCACGGCAAGGAGCGGTCTGATTTCCCGCTGGGGGGCGAGGAAGATCGCTGTCGGTATGCGTTGGAGCAAGCGGCGAAAGGCAAAAACGTTGCGCTGATTTGTTCGGGGGATGCGGGCATTTACGCGATGGGGGCCTTGGTGTTTGAACTGCTCGATCGTGGGCCAGATGAGATGGGTGTGAGCGATGCGGCACACCGTGTTGAGGTGGTTTCGACCCCAGGTGTTTCTGCGCTGCAAGGGGCGGCGGCACGGGCGGGTGCGCCGCTCGGGCATGATTTCTGCGCGATTTCATTGTCTGATTTGCTGACCCCGCGCGAAGACATCGTGAAGCGTTTAAAAGCGGCGGCAGAGGGCGATTTTGTGATTGCGTTTTATAACCCCGTGTCGATGCGCCGCCGTACGTTGTTGGCCGAAGCGCGGGACATTCTGTTGCAGCACCGTCCTGCGGACACCCCTGTGATGTTGGCGTCTAGCCTTGGGCGGCCAGAGGAGCATGTGCGGTATCGGCGTTTGGACGAATTGGAAGTGGATGAGGTGGATATGCTCACGGTTGTGTTGATCGGCTCGTCACATTCAAAACTCGCACAATTGGGCGAGGGCCCACGCATGTACACGCCGCGTGGCTATGCCCGCAAAATTGATGGAGATTTGGCAGGGTAA
- the cobI gene encoding precorrin-2 C(20)-methyltransferase yields MNGMVYGVGLGPGDPELMTLKAARLIGGADVIAYPSLEGGDSFARAIAADLIEDGTEEIVISIPMSVERAPAQAAYDAGAAAIAVQLEAGKDVVVLCEGDPFFYGSFMYLFSRLSDRFECEVVPGVTSVTACAAALQSPLTARNEVLTIIPGPMDEDAMEARIAAAEAVAVMKVGRHLPKIKRVLERLGLMDHAGYVERASLPQEVVLPLSEAPEKAPYFSMILVTKGDDPWL; encoded by the coding sequence ATGAACGGAATGGTATATGGTGTTGGCTTGGGGCCGGGGGATCCTGAGCTGATGACCCTGAAAGCTGCGCGTCTGATTGGGGGGGCGGATGTGATTGCCTATCCCAGCTTGGAAGGTGGCGACAGTTTTGCGCGCGCCATTGCAGCGGATTTGATCGAGGACGGGACCGAGGAGATTGTGATTTCCATTCCGATGTCCGTGGAGCGTGCGCCAGCGCAAGCGGCCTATGACGCGGGTGCGGCGGCGATTGCGGTGCAGCTCGAGGCAGGCAAAGATGTGGTTGTGCTGTGTGAAGGCGATCCGTTTTTCTATGGCAGTTTCATGTATCTGTTTTCGCGCCTTTCGGATCGGTTTGAGTGTGAAGTTGTGCCCGGCGTGACGTCTGTGACGGCCTGCGCGGCGGCGCTGCAATCGCCGCTGACGGCGCGCAATGAAGTGCTGACGATTATCCCTGGCCCGATGGACGAGGACGCGATGGAAGCGCGGATCGCAGCGGCAGAAGCGGTGGCGGTGATGAAGGTTGGACGGCATTTGCCCAAGATCAAACGTGTGCTGGAACGGCTGGGTCTGATGGACCATGCGGGTTACGTGGAACGGGCCAGCCTGCCCCAAGAGGTGGTTTTGCCGCTGAGCGAGGCGCCCGAAAAAGCGCCTTATTTTTCAATGATTTTGGTGACCAAAGGGGATGATCCTTGGTTGTAG
- the cbiE gene encoding precorrin-6y C5,15-methyltransferase (decarboxylating) subunit CbiE: MTAWLHIVGIGEDGLDGLTPSARTVVEAAEVIIGGDRHHSLSDKVSAERVAWPSPFDALIDTLQGYKGKRVVVLATGDPLWYSVGARIGRSIPPSEIVYHPQLSAFQLAAARMGWSMPDVETLTVHGRPVEQMIAFIQPDQRLLILTTGADTPAQIAAFLADRGFGQSRMTVLAAMGGKDELRFEGTAEGWDHEVPAFNTLAVECIAAPDAALLPRVPGLADELFHHDGTMTKQEVRAATLAKLMPMRGALLWDVGCGCGSVAVEWMRAARYSHAIGIEPRDDRRVFAAQNAAALGAPKLELIDGSVPAALDGLKAPDAIFIGGGLSRETFDTCWNALRPLGRLVCNAVTLESEALLMALHKEHGGQLVKLQVNRAEPVGNLTGWRPLMPVTQWSLVKR, translated from the coding sequence ATGACCGCTTGGCTGCATATCGTTGGGATTGGCGAAGATGGACTGGATGGGTTGACGCCATCCGCACGCACGGTGGTTGAAGCCGCCGAGGTGATTATCGGTGGAGATCGGCATCATTCCTTATCAGACAAGGTAAGCGCGGAGCGTGTGGCTTGGCCGTCGCCTTTTGATGCGTTGATCGACACGTTGCAGGGATACAAGGGTAAGCGGGTTGTGGTTTTGGCCACGGGTGATCCGCTGTGGTATTCGGTTGGGGCGCGGATTGGGCGATCCATTCCACCGAGCGAAATTGTGTATCATCCGCAATTGTCTGCCTTTCAATTGGCGGCGGCGCGGATGGGCTGGTCGATGCCTGATGTGGAAACGTTGACTGTGCATGGACGCCCTGTTGAGCAAATGATTGCGTTTATTCAACCGGATCAGCGGTTGCTGATCCTGACGACGGGTGCGGACACCCCTGCGCAGATCGCGGCGTTTCTGGCGGATCGAGGGTTCGGCCAATCGCGTATGACTGTGTTGGCGGCCATGGGCGGCAAGGATGAGCTGCGGTTTGAGGGAACGGCTGAGGGCTGGGATCATGAGGTTCCTGCGTTCAACACGCTGGCGGTGGAGTGTATCGCGGCCCCTGATGCAGCGTTGTTGCCGCGTGTGCCTGGATTGGCGGATGAGTTGTTTCACCACGATGGCACGATGACCAAGCAAGAAGTGCGCGCGGCGACATTGGCCAAATTGATGCCGATGCGGGGTGCGCTGTTGTGGGATGTTGGCTGTGGCTGTGGTTCCGTGGCTGTCGAATGGATGCGGGCCGCGCGGTATTCTCATGCGATTGGCATTGAGCCGCGCGATGATCGCCGTGTCTTTGCGGCGCAAAATGCAGCCGCGCTGGGTGCGCCGAAGCTGGAATTGATTGATGGGTCTGTTCCTGCGGCGCTGGATGGATTGAAGGCGCCTGATGCGATTTTCATTGGTGGCGGGTTGAGCCGTGAAACGTTCGATACCTGCTGGAATGCACTGCGTCCGCTGGGGCGGCTCGTGTGTAATGCGGTGACGCTAGAGAGTGAGGCGCTTTTGATGGCGCTGCACAAGGAACATGGCGGGCAATTGGTGAAGTTGCAGGTGAACCGTGCGGAGCCTGTGGGGAACCTAACGGGCTGGCGTCCGCTGATGCCAGTGACCCAGTGGAGCTTGGTGAAGCGATGA
- a CDS encoding precorrin-8X methylmutase, with protein sequence MIRPLPYERVPSEIYAQSFATVRAEANLDRFPEEMVPMVIRLIHSCGMVEIADRLAFSEGAFAAGRDALRRGAPVLCDCEMVGSGIIRRYLPADNDVIVTLNDAKTPALAAGIGNTRSAAAVEFWRDHIEGAVVAIGNAPTALFHLLELLDQGWPKPAVILGFPVGFVGAAESKAELAARSRGCEFVALRGRKGGSAMASAAVNALAAGLVEETK encoded by the coding sequence GTGATACGCCCTTTGCCATATGAACGGGTTCCGTCCGAGATTTACGCGCAGTCTTTTGCGACTGTGCGGGCCGAGGCGAATTTGGATCGGTTTCCAGAGGAGATGGTGCCGATGGTCATTCGGTTGATCCATTCCTGCGGCATGGTCGAAATCGCGGATCGATTGGCGTTTTCCGAAGGTGCGTTTGCGGCGGGACGAGATGCGTTGCGCCGTGGTGCGCCCGTTTTGTGTGATTGCGAGATGGTGGGATCGGGGATCATTCGTCGATACTTGCCCGCGGACAATGATGTGATTGTGACGCTGAACGATGCCAAGACACCCGCATTGGCGGCGGGCATTGGCAACACGCGGTCTGCGGCGGCTGTAGAATTTTGGCGCGATCATATCGAAGGCGCGGTTGTGGCGATTGGCAATGCGCCGACGGCGTTGTTTCATTTGCTGGAGTTGCTGGATCAGGGCTGGCCAAAGCCAGCGGTAATCCTTGGGTTTCCTGTGGGGTTTGTTGGTGCAGCCGAGAGCAAAGCGGAACTAGCGGCTCGGTCCCGTGGATGCGAGTTTGTGGCATTGCGGGGGCGCAAAGGCGGATCGGCCATGGCGTCTGCTGCGGTGAATGCGCTGGCGGCGGGATTGGTAGAGGAAACGAAATGA
- a CDS encoding sirohydrochlorin chelatase codes for MADEKIGVMICGHGSRSQAAVDQFSVLAEKLPAMLPDWPVEYGYLEFANPVIRDGLDKLREQGCTKILAVPGMLFAAMHSKNDIPTVLNTYAAKHGIDVSYGRELGVDPKMIKAAGARVQAAVDAANAEHGELPLHETALVVIGRGASDPDANSNVSKIARMLWEGMGFGWAEVGYSGVTFPLVEPCLDHVAKLGYKRVIVFPYFLFTGILIDRIYGFTDKCAEKYPEIDFVKAGYLNDHQFVLETFAERVKEQMGSVPIPNCGTCRYRTQVLEVEGGAPRIITAEERAGDHVSESDMPPPTCVLCKYRTQVIGFESEVGSVQESHHHHVEGQGASAPGATVENCDFCTTWCTGECRLHLDTHHHHHHHDHDHSHDHDHDHHHHHHHDHAHPEYPHAKHPLGPESARSK; via the coding sequence ATGGCTGACGAAAAAATTGGTGTGATGATTTGCGGGCATGGTTCGCGGTCCCAAGCGGCTGTGGATCAGTTTTCGGTGCTGGCGGAAAAGCTGCCAGCGATGCTGCCTGATTGGCCTGTGGAATACGGGTATCTGGAATTTGCGAACCCTGTGATCCGTGACGGTTTGGATAAGCTGCGCGAGCAAGGCTGCACGAAGATTTTGGCGGTACCCGGCATGTTGTTTGCCGCTATGCACTCTAAGAATGATATTCCTACTGTTTTGAACACCTATGCTGCGAAACACGGGATCGACGTGTCTTATGGGCGCGAGTTGGGCGTTGACCCGAAGATGATCAAGGCCGCTGGTGCGCGGGTTCAGGCGGCTGTGGATGCAGCAAATGCGGAACATGGTGAGCTGCCGCTGCACGAGACTGCGCTCGTGGTGATTGGGCGTGGGGCGTCTGATCCTGATGCGAATTCCAATGTGTCCAAGATCGCGCGGATGTTGTGGGAAGGTATGGGCTTTGGCTGGGCCGAGGTTGGCTATTCTGGGGTGACATTCCCGCTGGTGGAGCCGTGTTTGGATCATGTGGCGAAGCTGGGATATAAGCGGGTTATCGTTTTCCCGTATTTCCTGTTTACGGGCATTCTGATTGATCGGATTTACGGGTTTACCGACAAATGTGCCGAGAAATATCCAGAGATTGATTTCGTTAAAGCGGGTTATTTGAACGACCATCAGTTTGTTTTGGAAACTTTTGCAGAGCGGGTGAAAGAGCAGATGGGATCAGTGCCGATTCCGAACTGTGGAACCTGTCGCTATCGCACACAAGTTTTGGAAGTTGAGGGTGGCGCGCCGCGGATCATCACCGCTGAAGAACGTGCAGGCGATCATGTGTCCGAAAGCGATATGCCGCCACCGACGTGTGTTCTGTGTAAATACCGCACACAGGTCATCGGGTTTGAGTCCGAGGTTGGGTCTGTACAGGAAAGCCATCACCACCATGTGGAAGGGCAAGGTGCATCGGCCCCTGGGGCAACCGTGGAGAATTGTGATTTCTGCACCACGTGGTGTACGGGGGAGTGTCGTTTGCATTTGGACACGCACCATCACCATCATCATCACGATCATGACCATTCGCACGATCATGATCACGACCATCACCATCATCACCACCACGACCATGCGCATCCTGAATATCCGCATGCAAAACATCCGCTGGGTCCAGAAAGCGCACGGAGCAAGTGA
- a CDS encoding DUF6732 family protein, which translates to MRFSVFLAGMFGASSAQAHVGHLGEFAGHDHWVAGGAIGIAIGIAGWNLIKGKKGADAEVDEGDQGEPDQEPQEA; encoded by the coding sequence ATGCGTTTTTCAGTCTTTTTGGCAGGTATGTTTGGTGCAAGCAGTGCGCAGGCCCATGTCGGGCACTTGGGCGAGTTTGCGGGGCACGATCATTGGGTTGCAGGGGGCGCCATTGGAATTGCCATTGGAATTGCAGGCTGGAACTTGATCAAAGGTAAAAAAGGCGCGGACGCCGAAGTTGACGAGGGTGACCAAGGCGAGCCAGACCAAGAACCTCAGGAGGCATAG
- a CDS encoding gamma-glutamylcyclotransferase has translation MRFGQERFAELEAQAIEENWPSDWCMAEAEREANRQTVLSNRPDADLWVFAYGSLIWDPAVQVEEYRYGALEGWQRSFCMQLEGGRGSPSQPGLMAALDQGGHCDGMVFRIAKDHLETETEFMWRREMFSGSYCPMFLPVETPQGSVQALTFVMDKNNRRYRPNLTPEETAQAIAVAQGSLGTNFDYLDSLVRHMRQLGLTDDAVFKLHARAQTLRKADQKLVP, from the coding sequence ATGCGTTTTGGGCAAGAGCGTTTTGCCGAATTAGAAGCCCAAGCCATAGAGGAAAACTGGCCATCTGACTGGTGTATGGCCGAAGCCGAGCGTGAAGCCAATCGCCAGACTGTTTTGTCAAATCGCCCCGACGCCGATCTATGGGTTTTTGCCTACGGATCCCTAATCTGGGATCCCGCCGTGCAGGTCGAAGAATACCGCTATGGCGCACTGGAGGGTTGGCAACGCAGCTTTTGTATGCAGCTTGAAGGCGGACGCGGCAGCCCATCCCAACCAGGTCTGATGGCGGCCTTGGATCAAGGCGGGCATTGCGACGGTATGGTGTTTCGAATCGCCAAAGATCACCTTGAAACTGAAACCGAGTTCATGTGGCGTCGCGAGATGTTCTCAGGCTCCTATTGCCCCATGTTTTTACCCGTCGAAACGCCCCAAGGCTCCGTCCAAGCGCTGACCTTTGTGATGGACAAAAATAATCGACGCTATCGCCCGAACCTCACGCCCGAAGAAACGGCCCAAGCCATCGCCGTAGCTCAAGGCAGTCTTGGAACCAATTTCGACTACCTCGATTCTCTGGTGCGTCATATGCGGCAACTGGGCCTGACGGACGATGCAGTTTTTAAACTGCACGCCCGCGCCCAAACTTTACGCAAAGCCGATCAAAAACTGGTTCCTTAA
- a CDS encoding MBL fold metallo-hydrolase → MTHTRRNFLMSGAAIAGGVVMLPYAVGAAAHATHEFAVPGGTMSVHPVAHASVVLKTPKGVIYVDPVGEPSSYADLGTPDFILITHHHGDHLNTDTLAAVAGENTVMMVNPEVMGKLPADMQAKSTALANGESGDWNGIRVEAIPAYNTTAGREKFHPKGRDNGYVLNMDGFRVYLSGDTEDIPEMRALKDIDLAFVCMNLPFTMDVEAAASAVAEFKPTYVYPYHYRGKDGGTQDPAKFAELIGDAVKVKLGDWY, encoded by the coding sequence ATGACCCACACACGCAGAAATTTCCTTATGTCTGGTGCAGCCATTGCAGGGGGCGTTGTTATGCTGCCCTATGCGGTGGGTGCGGCGGCACATGCCACCCATGAATTTGCCGTTCCAGGAGGCACCATGTCTGTTCATCCTGTGGCCCATGCGTCGGTTGTGTTGAAAACGCCAAAGGGTGTGATTTATGTTGATCCAGTGGGCGAGCCATCGTCCTATGCGGATTTGGGAACGCCTGATTTCATCTTGATCACGCACCACCACGGGGACCATCTGAACACCGACACATTGGCTGCCGTGGCAGGTGAAAACACAGTGATGATGGTTAACCCTGAAGTGATGGGGAAACTGCCAGCCGACATGCAGGCGAAATCCACTGCTTTGGCAAATGGTGAGAGTGGGGATTGGAATGGCATCCGTGTCGAAGCGATCCCAGCCTATAACACCACTGCGGGTCGTGAGAAATTCCATCCCAAGGGACGTGACAACGGATATGTTTTGAACATGGACGGATTCCGCGTTTATCTGTCAGGTGACACGGAAGACATCCCAGAAATGCGGGCGCTTAAAGATATTGATCTGGCTTTTGTCTGTATGAACCTGCCGTTCACAATGGATGTAGAAGCCGCCGCATCTGCCGTGGCGGAGTTTAAGCCAACTTATGTTTACCCGTATCATTACCGTGGCAAAGACGGTGGCACACAAGACCCTGCCAAGTTTGCAGAACTGATCGGGGACGCGGTAAAGGTAAAGCTCGGTGATTGGTATTAA
- a CDS encoding glutathione S-transferase family protein: protein MGRLIDGQWSTEWYDTKSTGGKFVRQDASFRNWITADGSAGPSGDAGFQAESGRYHLYVSLACPWAHRTLIFRALKELTDHISVDVVHPDMLDQGWTFETDDGPAKGDSLFGSTHAYQIYQKADPTVTTRVTVPILWDKKQDKIVSNESSEIIRMFNSAFDAITGNTADYWPETMRDNIEDVNERIYHTFNNGVYKSGFATSQDAYTDAVTKLFETMDWLEDRLSTNRYLMGDTLTEADWRLFTTLVRFDPVYHLHFKCNRSRVMDMPNLWAYTRELYQMDGIAQTCDFNHIVRHYHYSHETINPHRIIPINPDIDWMAPHGRAS, encoded by the coding sequence ATGGGTAGATTGATCGACGGCCAATGGTCCACCGAATGGTACGATACAAAATCCACTGGCGGAAAATTTGTGCGCCAAGACGCCAGCTTTCGCAATTGGATTACCGCAGACGGCTCCGCTGGCCCTTCTGGGGATGCAGGGTTTCAGGCCGAAAGCGGGCGATATCACCTCTATGTATCCCTTGCCTGTCCATGGGCGCACCGCACATTGATCTTTCGCGCGCTCAAAGAATTGACCGATCACATCAGCGTTGATGTGGTGCATCCTGATATGTTGGATCAGGGCTGGACGTTTGAAACCGATGATGGCCCCGCGAAAGGGGACAGCCTGTTTGGGTCCACCCACGCCTATCAGATTTACCAAAAGGCCGATCCAACGGTGACAACACGGGTAACGGTGCCGATCCTATGGGACAAAAAACAGGATAAGATTGTTTCCAACGAATCTTCTGAAATCATCCGCATGTTCAATTCCGCCTTTGATGCGATCACGGGCAACACCGCCGATTATTGGCCCGAAACGATGCGCGATAACATCGAAGACGTGAATGAACGGATTTACCACACATTCAACAACGGCGTTTACAAATCGGGCTTTGCCACCAGCCAAGACGCCTACACCGATGCCGTCACAAAACTGTTTGAAACCATGGACTGGCTCGAAGATCGCCTCTCCACGAACCGCTATTTGATGGGCGACACCCTCACCGAAGCGGACTGGCGGTTGTTCACAACGCTGGTGCGGTTTGATCCCGTCTATCATTTGCATTTCAAATGCAATCGCTCCCGCGTGATGGATATGCCCAATCTCTGGGCCTACACCCGCGAATTGTACCAAATGGACGGCATCGCCCAAACCTGCGATTTCAACCACATCGTGCGCCATTATCATTACAGCCACGAAACAATTAACCCCCATCGCATCATCCCGATTAATCCAGACATTGATTGGATGGCCCCCCACGGCAGAGCGTCATAA
- a CDS encoding trypsin-like peptidase domain-containing protein produces the protein MRFIKTAFTSLFLFATAAGANTTGLIPLTDRDDLYGWEAVGRIDTGKGYCTGVLIASDIVLTAAHCVYDRATGRLMSPDQFRFSAGLRNGVALTQRVGAQVVAHKQYIPHSGVHTNNIRYDVALIKLDQPISTFEAPPFALHSGIRQGNSVSVVSYGRGRDDVLSWQRQCDVLGRGQGLIAFNCNVTFGSSGAPVFIKEGSRARIVTLVSSGAKVNGGTVAYGMELSENIATLKRALRAIPDAPTSGRKRIQVGGERGGTGAKFIKN, from the coding sequence ATGCGCTTTATCAAAACGGCTTTTACGTCACTCTTTCTTTTCGCCACTGCGGCGGGTGCCAACACAACTGGCCTGATACCACTTACGGATCGGGATGATCTCTACGGTTGGGAAGCCGTCGGTCGCATCGACACAGGCAAGGGCTATTGCACAGGTGTTTTGATCGCCTCGGATATCGTGCTGACTGCCGCTCATTGCGTTTATGATCGTGCAACGGGCCGTTTAATGTCCCCCGATCAGTTTCGATTTTCAGCGGGTCTACGCAATGGCGTTGCTTTGACGCAACGCGTGGGCGCGCAGGTTGTGGCGCATAAACAATATATCCCCCACAGTGGCGTCCACACCAACAACATCCGATATGATGTGGCCTTAATCAAACTCGACCAGCCCATTTCCACCTTCGAAGCACCGCCTTTTGCCCTACACTCTGGTATTCGGCAGGGAAATTCGGTCAGCGTCGTGTCTTACGGTCGTGGCCGCGATGATGTTTTGTCATGGCAACGCCAGTGCGATGTGCTGGGGCGCGGTCAGGGATTAATCGCCTTCAATTGTAATGTCACATTCGGGTCTTCTGGGGCCCCTGTGTTCATTAAAGAAGGCTCACGCGCAAGGATCGTAACGTTGGTGTCTTCTGGCGCCAAGGTAAATGGTGGAACAGTGGCATACGGCATGGAGTTGTCAGAAAACATAGCAACACTCAAACGCGCATTACGCGCTATTCCCGATGCTCCCACTTCGGGGCGCAAAAGGATTCAAGTCGGTGGCGAACGTGGCGGCACTGGCGCAAAATTCATTAAAAATTAG
- a CDS encoding response regulator, which yields MKILVIEADASLGDIWCRHLERQGNDVEMASDEKTAIDKLRFSKFDVLVLDLSTKNASVLAISDFATYRNPDVAIIVVTANSFFSDGSIFELIPNARGHLHTPVQPDDLAALVEHYGRGPVRA from the coding sequence GTGAAAATTCTTGTGATCGAAGCCGACGCCTCTTTGGGTGACATTTGGTGCAGGCACTTAGAACGGCAAGGGAATGATGTTGAAATGGCGTCTGATGAAAAGACGGCCATTGATAAACTGCGGTTTTCGAAATTCGATGTTCTCGTGCTCGATTTGTCCACCAAGAATGCCAGCGTTTTGGCGATCAGTGACTTTGCCACTTATCGAAACCCAGATGTGGCGATCATTGTTGTGACCGCCAACAGCTTTTTCTCGGACGGGTCCATCTTTGAGCTGATCCCCAATGCGCGCGGGCATTTGCATACGCCCGTGCAGCCAGATGATTTGGCCGCCCTTGTGGAACATTACGGCCGCGGGCCAGTTCGCGCCTAA
- a CDS encoding DUF1636 domain-containing protein yields MTTTITICDTCKLEGWDAATSDQTDGERLAADIERAAQGNPDVQTRRHSCLMGCSHGCNIAIQADGKLTYVMGRFEPGAEAAEGIVEYATKHAASEKGQVPFREWPQAVKGHFVSRIPTLPNAD; encoded by the coding sequence ATGACCACAACGATCACAATTTGCGACACGTGCAAGCTCGAAGGCTGGGATGCCGCAACGTCCGACCAAACCGATGGGGAACGACTGGCCGCCGATATCGAACGTGCCGCGCAAGGCAACCCAGATGTCCAAACCCGCCGCCATTCCTGTTTGATGGGCTGCTCACACGGCTGCAACATCGCCATTCAGGCAGATGGAAAGCTCACCTATGTGATGGGCCGTTTCGAACCCGGTGCAGAGGCCGCCGAAGGCATCGTTGAATACGCCACCAAACACGCGGCATCCGAAAAGGGGCAGGTTCCATTTCGCGAATGGCCACAGGCGGTAAAAGGCCATTTTGTGTCGCGCATTCCCACTTTGCCAAACGCGGATTGA